The genomic segment AGTCGAACACTTCCGGATGCGGAATAGGTGATGAGTGTTCTCGACCGTTACCGCTTTGCCATTGTCCGGATAGGCCGTCATACGGCCGGAACCATGGCGAGCGTCGCCAGAACTGTGCGCGGACAGCTGCGAATCGTTCGTCGGTCAGGACCGGAAGGCCGCAAGCATCGTGGGATGTTGTCCTAAGTTATGATCCTCACGCGTGAACGGGAGCTACCTGGTGAATCCGCCGTACACGGATTTGCTTCTCACGCTTGCGGGTCTGGGCGATGTCATAGGAGGCTTGCATCCGCATGAGCGTGTCCATCTTCACTCCGAAAGCTTTCTCAATGCGGAGCGCCATATCGCCCGAAAGGTCAGCCTTGCCGTTTAGCAGGCTGGACAACGCGGGCCGGGAAACCTGAAGCGCGGTAGCCGCAGCCGTTACCGACAGGCCCGCAGGCCGGATGATTTCCGTCCGGATGAAATCCCCGGGATGAGGCGGGTTCTTCATGGGCATGAGGCTTACTCCTTCTATCCTAGTGGTAGTCTTCCAGGTTTAAGTCGCAGATTTCGTACTCTGCGATGTCGATACGGAACGTCAGCCGGCGGTTACGGGTAACGCTGAGGCTCCATGTGGCCTTGCGGTCGCCGGTCAATGTGTGCGTCTTCCACGCTGGGAACGAGCGTAATTCCTCGGGGTCCTGCATATCATCGAGGAATGCCAGCATCTTGCGGAGCTTATCCACCGTATCAGGCGGAACGCCTCTCGCGATGTCCTCCGTGTAGAGCTTTTTCAGCCCCTTATGCACGAAGTTCCTTATTTTCACCTGACAGACTGTAGCCCGTCGCTTAACACTTGTCAACACACCATGCCAGCGCGCTTGGGGGCTGGCCCGCCCTTTCCCGCAACACCAATCTCGCGGTTGCCCCACCCTTGGCGCTCCCGGGTTTGGAGCGAGAGGGTGGGGATTTTGTCACACTCATCTGTGACTAAACCCTATTGACAGCGTTAACCAACTTCTTACAATGTAGGCAGCCGGATAGTCCGGCACACATCTGGGCTGCAAGGGCGGGCGACCTCCTTGCGGCCCTATATATTGTGGTCAGGTGTGGTCTTAGCTCTTTGACAACACTATATATTCGGTATTCCAGAAAACTCGGACGTAAGTTATTGATTCTACGTTCGACATCCTCGGTAACCGGGCGATTTCGCCGGGATACCGATGCGTAAGTTGTTTATTCTAATATGACGACCGAGAAAACAGGGGGGAGGGGGGTGGCTGCCGTCTAAGGTTTACTGATTGGTAATTTCGTGGAAGAACTCAATGATCTGGCGCTCTGCCCATCGGCCGTCCGAGCCGCTGTCCTCGCCTACAAACGCGCAATGTCCGCCGTGCTCGGTTTCGATGAAGCGCACCTGCGGGTTCGCCGCCAGCGCCGCCCGCGATTCGGGGAGGATGCGCACGAACGGGTCGTCCTGGGCGTGGATCACCAGCGTCGGCACCGCGATCCTTGGCACCAGCGGCGACGAGCTGGCGCGCCGGTAATAATCGTCAGCGCCGGTGAAGCCGCAGTAGCGCGCCGTCACTTGATCGTCGAAATCGCGCAGGCTGCGCATGGCGCGCAATCCGGGACGCCGAAAAATTTCAGGAAACAGCCGCGCCTTGCGTCCAACGCTCTGCCACAACGACAGCAGGAAGCGCCATTCGTAAATGCGGTTCGACCAGCGATGCAGTTCGGCGGCGCTCGCCGCCAGGTCCATGCCGGGACAAATCGCGGCGAAGGCCTTCACCTCGCGCGGCGCGGCGCTGCCCCACTCGCCGGCGAGCTTCAGCACCAGGTTGCCGCCCATGGAAAAGCCGGCGATGGCGATCTGCGGCAGATGGTCCTTGGAGATGAGCTCGTTCACCACCGCGCCGACGTCGCCGGAGAGCCCGGAATGGTAGAGCGTAGGAGCAAGCTGCTCGGTGCCGCCGCAGTTGCGCACGTTCATGCGGACCACGTTCATGCCCGCCAGCCACGCCTTGCTGCCGGTGCCGATCACGTACGTGGATTCGCTCGAGCCTTCCAGGCCGTGCACGATCACGACGGTCAGCGCACGGTCCTTTTGCCAGTGGCAGTCGCAGCGCACCTGCACGCCGTCGGCGACGGTGAAGAAGCGGCGTTCGGGCTCGGGCAGCAGGTTACGGCGCGGCAGGAAATGGCCGGCGAGGGTCTGGATGTGGCCGCCGCGCAGGCCGCGCCGCGGCACGAAATCATCGCGCCCGCGTGTGGGCGGCGGAGTTCCAGCGTTGTTGGATTCTTGCGCGGGCACTTATAATTAATAGATGTAACGGACGAGGACAATTCTGCGTTTTTGCTAGTGCGAGCGCAATTCACTATGCCCATCTTTGAATACATCTGCAAGGACTGCAAGAAGCCCTTCGAGGCGCTGATCATGGGTTCGCGCCAGGCCGAATGCCCGAGCTGCCATGGCCGCAACCTGGCGCAGCAGTTTTCGGTCTTCGCCGCCGGCGCGCCCCACTCCGGCGCTCCCGCCACGGCCGCGTGCGGCGCCAGCCCCTCCACTTGAGGGCTCTCCCGCGGGCCGGGCGCCTGCTGCGTGGAATAAAGGGGGCTGGCCCACCCTTTCCGTCAGAAACAAATCCTGAGGTTGCCCCACCCTTGTCGCTCCCGATTTTGGAGCGACAGGGTGGGCATTTTCCGTCCTACATCACAGACACCGACCCTGATCGAGCGTTAGCCTCGTGGCATGCCTTGGGGGCTGAAGCGTTACCAGCAGGCGCGCTGCCTGCACTTCATCACCTTCAGTTGTTACCGGCGCGAGCCGCTGCTGGCGACACCGCAGTCGCGGGACACCTTCGAAGCGGAACTGGAGCGGGTGCGGCGTTGGTACGGCTTTTACGTGAGCGGCTATGTGGTCATGCCCGAGCACGTGCATCTGCTGGTCAGCGAGCCGGAGCGGAAGCAGCTTTCGGTGGCGATCCAGATGTTGAAGCAGACGGTGTCGCGCAAGTTGCGCCGGCCCGGTGAGCGTCAGTTCTGGCAAACCCGCTACTATGACTTTCCCGTTTCCAGCGAGAAGAACCGCGTTGAGAAGCTGCATTACATACATTTCAATCCGGTCAAACGCGCCCTGGTGAAACGGCCCGATGACTGGAAGTGGAGCAGTTTTCTTCATATCGCGACTGGGTGCGAGGTGGTAGTGGAAAATCGAGTCGCAGTGGACGGCGCGCAAGCGAGAGCGCATGGGCAATGCCTTACGGGTGGTGCGCCGTCAGGAACTACCCCACCCTGTCGCTCTAAGCCCAGGAGCGACAAGGGTGGGGCAACCCCAACAGTAGTTGCGGAGGAAAGGGTGGGCCAGCCCCCTTCCGATTAAGCGGGGTTTCATTTGTTCGCGGATCGAGTGCGTTCATGAGGAATTTTTCTCACAGGTAATTCAATCGCGGCTGCCTGCAGCAGGCGTTATCTTGCACGGTCATGCTGGCCGGGAGGGACGGGTTTCGGCCCGGTAATTAAATCGAAGTTGTCCGTGCGGAAAGGCGTGACGGGGAGGCCGTCGTTTGAGAAGAGGTTGCACGCCGGATTGTCCGCCCAGGCGTAACGGACCGCGATGGGCTTTTCGACCTGCTCGCTCCACAACTCGACAGTGTTGCCGTCGAGAATCCTGCCCGTGGCCGGGTGCCATACTTTGTCCGGGCCGCAAATCGCGAAGCCGCGGGGTTCTTCAACATCAAAGGGCCGAAGTCGGCTGCCAAAACAATCGAAGGTAATCGTCGCCTTGTTCCCGGTGATAACGACACTCTTAAACTCGGGACTGCGATACGGCAATTTCATTCCGTAGTCCTTGACCAAGGCCCAGCGCACGAGGCGGGCGGCCACGTCATGCTTGTTGCGCGGGTGAATATTCTTGCCCTCACCAAGGTCGATGATGACGGCTTGGCCGGTATTCGGCAATAGCATCGTTTTTGTCTGTGCCTCGCGGAGTTCCGCCCAGGCGCCGGGGTCGGGTCGCTCCGCTTTGTAGGCGGCCAGTTGCACCCAGTAGAACGGGAAGTCTCCCTGCCCCCACTCTCTACGCCACTGCTCGATCAGGAAGGGGAAGAGGCTGGCGTATTCGTAAGACCGACCCGCATTGGCATTGGTCTCGCCCTGATACCAGATCACGCCCCTGAGTCCGTAACCGAGGGTCGGATGCACGACGCCTGCGAAAATATTGCCGGGCCGGGCATTGCCGGCGAGCCACTGCTGGGGCGAGAAGGGAGCGCGCGGCGGGGACTTCTTTTCCGCCTTCGCCTTTTCCTCGGCGGCTTTCCACGCCGTCATGGCGCGCTCGAAATCAGCCTTTCCTTTCTCGGACTGGAGTTCCGCCTCATGCTTTACCGTCGAGTCCATGAGCGGCTTGAAACGCGGGTCTTTTTCGAGCGACGCGCGACGTACCCAGGCTTCGGCGGCCGAGCCGCCCCACGCGTTGTCAATGAGACCCACCGGCACGTTGAGGATTTCGTGGAGGTAACGTCCAAAGAAAAAGCCCACCGCGCTGAACTTCCGAGCCGAGTCGGGCGTAGACGCTTGCCACTCGCCCTTGAAGTCATTCTGCAATTCCTGCGTGCCGACGCGCGGCACTGTGATGAGACGGATATTCGGCAGGTCCGACCGGGCGGCCTCAAGATCGCCGGTCCAGTCGTCGGCGAGAGTAAAGACCATGTTTGACTGGCCGGAGCACATCCACACTTCGCCGATGAGCACGTCCTTTATCTCGCGCTTGGTGGAGCCGACAACGGTGAGCGTCTGGGGCGCGGCGTTGGCGGGCAGCGGCGCGAGCTTCACCGTCCACTTGCCGTCGTTGCCGGCCGTCGTGGAATAGGTTTGGCCGGCGAAGGACACGGTGATCTTCGTGCCGGGCGTGTCCCAGCCCCAGATGGGATTGGACTGCTTTTGTTGCAGAACCATGTGGTCGCTGATGATGGCCGGAAGTCTAAGTTCCGCACGCAGAACGGTAACCCAGGCGAGCATCAGAAGGAGAACGGATAATCGTTTTATCATGTCAGTGAATGTCCGAGGTTGGGAAGAACTGGAAAACTTCTAGGATGTTTTTGGTTCCTGGGTTGTCTTCTTTAGTTTCAATCGATTAGTTTGTCAAGTCCAAAAGCGTACAATCGCGTTTGTCCTCCGAATACGCTTCAACATTAAACTAGTTTCTGAATCTTCCTTGAACGTTAAAGCATCTCATCGGCAGGAGAGTGCTCATGATCACCCTTCGTCCCGCAGCCGAGCGCGGCCATTTCGATCACGGATGGCTGAACACCTATCACACCTTTTCCTTCGCCGATTACCACGATCCCCGGCACACCCACTTCCGCGGCCTGCGCGTGATCAACGAGGACACGGTCCAGCCCGGCGGCGGTTTCGGCACCCACCCGCACCGCGACATGGAGATCATCACTTATATCCTGCAAGGCGCGCTGGCGCACAAGGACAGCATGGGGACTGGCTCGACCATCGTTCCCGGCGATGTGCAGCGCATGAGCGCCGGAACCGGAGTGCTGCACAGCGAGTTCAACCACTCGCGCGACGAGTTGGTGCACCTGCTGCAGATCTGGATTTTCCCCAGCGAGCGCGGTTTGAAGCCCAGCTACGAGCAGAAGACGTTCGCCGCGGAAGAGAAGTTGAACCGCCTGCGCCTGGTCGCGTCGCCGGACGCCAGCGACGGATCGGTCATCCTGCATTCCGACGCGCGGGTTTACGGCTCGCTGCTCGAGCCCGGAGCGAGCGTGGAGCACGCATTGGCGCAGGGACGCGGCGCCTGGATCCAGGTGGTCACCGGCGCGATCGAGGTGAACGGAAAGCGGCTTGCGGCAGGCGACGGCGCAGGCATCGAAGACGAGCAGTTGCTGACGATCACGGGACGCGCGGAGTCAGCATCGTCGGAGTTTCTGCTGTTCGATCTTGCCTGATGACTTGCGGTTGTCGGTGCGCGCGGCGACCGTGGTGCCGAGTTTGCGGGAGAGCGCCGCGAGCGATTTCTGCTCGGCGGGAGAGAGCGCGGACATAGCCGCAACGATGCGCTCGACGTGCTGCGGAAAGACCTGCGCGATGAGTTTTCTTCCCTTCTCCGTAATCGAAACCAGGTAGAAACGCTTGTCGGCGGCCTGACGCGTGCGCGTGACGAGGCCGCGTTTTTGCAGGTTGCCGGCCACCATGGTGAGATTGCCGCCGGTCTTCAGGAGCTTGCGGGCGAGTTCGCCGAGGCACAGCGGACCGATGTGGTAGAGCGCTTCCAGCACGCCAAACTGGCTGGGCGTGAGGCCGGCGGATTCCAGTTGCGACATGAGGAATGAATCCACGGTATCGGCGGCGCGCAGCAGCTTGACGTAGGCGTCAAGCGCGCGTTCCTGCCGGGCGGCGCCGTGGAAGTGTTTCATGGGAGGTTCTCGGTCTTCGGTCCTCGGTTTTCGGTTTTCTGGTATTGGTACTTCAATATTAAATCATTTGGCCGGTAAGAGGAAATGCACAGATATCCTGACTCGTGCCCCTTCGACTTCGCTCCGGGCAGGCTCCACCAGCCGCGAACTCGGGATGACATCCCTTTAGAAATCCCACACATTTTAGAAATCCCAGACATGACAGTTTAGAGGCGCATGCGAAAGGTCAGCGGCGTTCGTGCAAGACGACTTCGCTTTCGCGCAGCGGAAGCGGGGCGCGTCGCCAGAAGAGCTGCCGGACGAAGAACATGACCAGCAGCACGGCGCCGAAGGTGCACACGATGGTGGCGCCGGTGGGAAGATCGAACCAGACGGAGCAGTAGCATCCCAAGGCGGAGACCAGCGTGCCCATGGTCCAGCCGATGGCGAGGCGCGGGCCGATCCTGTCGGCGAAGAGCATGGCGCCGACCGAGGGAACGATCAGATAGCAAAACACCAGCAGCACGCCGGCAATGGCGACGGACGAGGTCACGACAAATCCGAACGAGGCGTAGAAAAGAAAATCCCACAGGCCGATGGAGATGCCGGATCGCTCGGCCATTTTCGGGTCGGTGGAGATGAGCAGGAACTTGCGGCGGAAGATGTAATGAAACAGGCCGATGGCGCCGTAGAGCACGGCGGTCTTGATGACTTCCAGGCGCGAGACGGCGAGGATGTTGCCGACGAGCATGTCCTTGAGGTGCTCGGTTTCGCCGGTCGCCTTGCTCATGGCGAGGATGGCGGCGGCGGAAGCGACGGCGTAGGTGATGCCGATGAAGGCTTCCAGCGGGATGCGCCCGCGATGGGCACGCACCAGGGCGAAGATGCCGGCGCCCAGAAAGGTGAAGGCGAGGCTGATCCAGTAGGCGCCGCTGCCGTGCGGGTCCATGCCGGCGAGAATGGCGATGGTGGCGCCGAGGGCGGCGATCTGGGCGAGCGCGAGGTCAACAAAGATGACGCCGCGCTCCACCACGTGCACGCCGAGGTAGGCGTGAATGCCAGTCAGAATGAGGCTGGCGATGAACGGCAAGATCAAGAACGAAAGCAGCAGCATCCAGTGGTCTCCGAAACTATTTGGTGGCGTTGAATGCCTTGGTCAACAATCCGATATCGTAATCGAACAGCTTGAAATAATTGTCAACGCCCTTTTCGCCGCCGGTGGAAGGTAGTAACACCAGCACCTGGGCGCCGGTTTCACGACCGATGCTCTGCGGAGTCTTGAGATCGAAATAAGGCTCGATCAACTCGATCTTCACATTGTCGCGTTTCATCAACTGGATGATCTCGATGGTGTGCTGCGGCGTAGGCGGAATGCCCGGCCGCGGTTCAATGTAGCCGACGACGTTGAGTCCGAAGTGCTTGGCGAAGTTGGTCCAGGAGGTGTGATAGGTGACAACCTTGCGGCCGCGATAGGGCTTCATCTGGTCGTCCCAGTTTTTTTCGGCGGCGGTAAGGCGCTTGTCGAAATCGGTGAAGCGCTGCTGGAAGTAGCTGCTGTTCTGCGGATCGAGTTCGCCCAACTTGGCGGCGATGCCCTTGGCGACGCGGCGGCCATTGTCGGGATCGAGCCAGTAGTGCGGGTTTCCGAGGGGATGGACGTCGCCCATGGCACGCGTGATCTGCCCGGTTGGCTTCTCCAGGATCTCGGCAAACTGCGATGCATCGAGGTAACCCGGCGCTCCCACCTGGACGCGCGGGTTGCCGCTCTGGGTGATGAGCGGCGGCAGCCAGCCGATTTCCAATTCCAGGCCGACGCTGATGAGCAGGTCGGCCTGGCGCAGCTTAAGCAGGAAGCTGGGCTTGGCTTCGACAAAGTGGGGATCCTGATATCCCTTGGCGATGGATTCGACGCTGATGCGGTCACCGCCGACTTCCTGCGCCAACGCGGCGAGATCGGTGGTGGAGGTGACCACGTTGAGTTTCTTGGCGGACGCAAGCGGCGCGGCGAGGAAGGCCAGCGCCAGCAGCGCAATCATCGTTCTAAAAACCTTCACACATTCCTCCTAAAACGGATGGGCGCCGTGCGCGCCCAGGGAAAACTGCAGTTGCATCAAGAATTCGTGCGCGTCGAAGTGTTCGGCGTAGCGGGTGAGCCGGTACTGGCCGCGAAGCTGGCTGAATTCGCTGGGCCAGTAGGTCAAAACGAGCGACGCGCCGCTGTCGGTGAGAGCGGCATCGCGGGCGCGGTCGGAACGGTCGTAGCGCGCGCCGGCGAACCAACGGCGTCCCAACTGGTAGTCGCCCGAGGCGTAGAAACCGAAGGAGCGCTGCAAGCGCGGCAATTGCTGGCGTTGGCTCCAGATGAACTCGCTGCGTCCGACAAAGGAGTGATAAATGGAGCGGCGCAGCGGCTTCCAGCGCAGAGTGGCGTCAACGCCGTAGAGCTGCGTAAGGTAGCTGCTGCCAAGGTCGTTGTGGCCGCGCGCGTAGGAAGCGCCAATATCGAGATTGGTGGACTCGGTGAGGTCGCGATAGCTGCGGAGATGGGCGACGGCGCTGACGTCGCTGCGCTGGCTGGAGGCAAAGATGTCGGCAGAGTCGCCGCGGAAGATCTGCCCGGTGGCCTCCAGGAAAAGGCCCTTGGGCGCAGGCAGAATGCGGGTGAGCGAGAGGCCGGCGTCGTTGATGCCGTCTTCGCCGCCGAGCAGGCTGTTGGTGACCAGCGGGCGATCAGTCCAGGGCAGCACGTGGTTGTGGAGGGTGTTCACTTTTCCGAAAGCGGCACGCATCTTGCCGCCGCGCAGCACGAATCCGGCGGGCAGTGCGGTAAAGGTGATGTAGCCCTCTTCGAGGTTCACGCCCTCTTCACCGAAAGAAATGAAAAAGTCGCCGCGGGCGTAGGGGTCGATGATGGCCTGCAAGCCGACCTCGGATTCATGCATTTGGAATGCGGGCGTCGGAACCATGGGATTGTGGCCCATGGAGCCGAGAAAATCGCCGATGACACTGATGTCGGGATTCAGCGCCTTGGCTGCCGCCGAAGCTCCACCATATACCGGCAACGAGCCCGCCTGCTGGACGGCGCTGGCGGCAGAGACGGCGCCAAGTTCCGGAGCAGGCGGCGCCGGGGCCGATGATTGCTGCTGAGCCTGCAGCATGCGCACCTGGCCTTCGAGGGCGATGATGCGCTCCTCCAGCGCCTTGATGCGGTCTTCCTGGCTCTGCTGGGCGCGAGCAGGCGGGGAAACCGCTCCGAGAAACAACGTCAGAAGCACAAGACCCGAAACTCGATCGCGCATGGGTTGGAACCTCCTGCCTGCAAAACAAAACAAGGGCCGCCGATTTCCGCGAAATCGGACACGTTCCGGCACGTCAGCACCGGGATGGAAATGCCGAGGAGGTCTAAACCTGGGGTGGGGGCCGGGTGTAGAGGACGAGCGTCGCAGCCGATTCGTAGGACCTGATTTGTTCCGGGGGCAACGGCGCCGTGCAAGTGAAGCGTGGAATGGGCGTCGCAGGACCCGCGCTGATGGTCGCCGGAAGATGAGCCGCCAGGCACAACAGGCAGTGATGCGGCGTCAGGGGAGCGCTCTCCAGCGGGCCGACGGAGCGGTGGACGTGAATGGCGTCGTAGCTGCTGACGCACATCAGAAGCAGGCACACCATGGCGGCAAGGCTGACTGGGCGCGGCTTGAGCCGCGTTGTCAGCGAGACCCGCGTAGGTCGTGTAATCCTCACCAAAGGTATTGTAAACCCTCACGTCCAGAACAAGTTCTGAGCCGGCGGGTGGCACAAGAGATGCGCCCAGCGGGAGAAAGTTTCGCGGGATCTGTCGCGGAGGACGCGGAGGAACATTTCATGTGCTAGGCTGCCGGGCATGGAGCCGGCGCCAAGGCGGGCGAAGCAGTTGATCAGCGGCAAGGCGGAGCGGTTTACCGAGTCGGTGATCCGCGAGATGACGCGCCAGGCAATGATGCACGGCGCGATCAACCTGGCGCAGGGATTTCCCGACTTCGCCGCGCCGGAGGAGATCAAGCGCGCGGCGCAGGAGGCGATCGCCGCCGACATCAATCAGTACGCGATTACCTGGGGAGCGAAGCCGCTGCGGGAAGCGATCGCGCGGCAGATGGAGAAGTGGCAAGGCATCGCGGTGGATGCGGAGCGCGAGATCACGGTGTGCTGCGGATCCACCGAGGCGATGATCGCGTCGCTGCTGGCGATTACCAATCCCGGCGACGAGGTGGTGATCTTCGAACCGTTTTACGAAAACTACGGGCCGGACACGATCCTGTCGGGCGCGCAGCCGCGGTTTGTGAAGCTGCATCCTCCGGAGGGCGAGGGCGAGTGGCACTTCGACGAGCGCGAACTGCGGGCGGCGTTCAACCGCAAGACCAAGGCGATCGTTGTCAACACGCCGAACAACCCGACGGGCAAGGTGTTCACGCGGGCCGAGATGGAAACCATCCGCGATCTGTGCGTCGAGCACGACGCGCTGGCGATCACCGACGAAATCTACGAGCACATCCTCTACGACGGCGCGGAACACATCGCGATGGCGCGGCTGGACGGCATGCGCGCGCGGACGATCACCATCAACGGCATGTCGAAGACGTACAGCGTGACGGGATGGCGCGTGGGGTGGGCGGTGGCATCGCCGGTGCTGACGAACGCGATCCGCAAAGTACACGACTTCCTGACGGTGGGGGCCGCGGCGCCGTTGCAGGCGGCGGGGGCGGTGGCGCTGAGCTTGCCGGAGTCGTATTACGAGCACCTGGCGAGGTCGTATCGCGCGCGGCGGGACCGGCTGCTGCCCGCGCTACAGCAGGCGGGATTCAAGGTGTTTGTGCCGCGGGGCGCGTACTACATCATGACCGACATCGAGGGGTTCGGGTTCGAGGACGACGTGCGCTTTGCGCAGCACCTGGTGAAGGAGGTCGGCGTGGCCGTCGTGCCGGGATCGAGCTTCTACAGCGATCCGCGTGACGGCGCGCGGCAGGTGCGATTCGCGTTTTGCAAGCGCGATGAAACGCTGGACGCGGCAGCGGAGCGGCTGAGAAGAATTGGAAATTTGTAATTGGTAATTTGTAATTTGTGATTGGTAGTTGGTAGTCCGGATTCCGCGCTACGGGCTACCGACTACGGGTTACCCGTGCGCCGCCTCGCTGAAATCCTCTTAATCCTAATTGGTCACTCGCGACTGCGGCGTCGCGTTGGTTCCATCCCACCTGCGCATGACATCGAGGTGGAGATCGAACTGATCGAGCGCACGCATGGCGAGGTGGTTGATCATCTCGTCGAGCGACTGGGGATGGTTGTAGAAGGCGGGCACGGGCGGAAAGATCACCACGCCCATGCGCGAGAGCTTGAGCATGTTCTCCAGGTGAATGTCGTTGAGTGGGGCTTCGCGGACGAGGAGCACGAGTTTGCGGCGCTCCTTGAGAGTGACGTCGGCGGCGCGATGGATGAGATTGTCGCCATGGCCATGGGCGATGCAGGCCAGCGTGTTCATGGTGCAGGGCGCGATCACCATGCCGAGCGTGACCAAGGAACCGCTGGAGATGGCGGCGCCCTGGTCGCCGATGGGATAGGCGTGAGTCGCCATCGCCTGGACCTGCTCGACGGTGTAGTCGGTTTCCTCGGCGAGGGTGCGCGCGCCCCAGCGGCTGATGACAACGTGAGTGTCAACATCGGTGCCCTGCAACAGTTGCAGGATGCGGACGCCAAAGATGGTTCCGGTGGCGCCGGTGATGGCGACGATCAGGTTGCGGCGTTGCATAGGGCTTCCGGGATTCGCGAATGGTCGGGGCGACAGGATTTGAACCTGTGACCCCCTGCGCCCAAGGCAGGTGCGCTACCAGGCTGCGCTACGCCCCGACTCTGTTTAATTATAACTGCGCGGCGCTCCTGGGGGCCGCGCGCGGAGCGGACAGCCACAGGGCCGGAGGACAGGGCATATAATGCTGCGCAGCCATGGCCCCTCCGCAATATGCCTTGGTCGCGTATGTGAAGAGTCCGGTCGGCGGCTTCGTCGAAGGGCTGCGGCACGAGTTTCACCCGACCCAGGCGCATCTGCCGGCCCACCTCAGCATTCTCCCGCCGCGCATCCTGCAGGGCTCGGAAGCGGAGGCGCTGGCAAGCCTGGAGCGCGCCTGCCGGGATGTGGACCCGTTTGAGATCGTGCTCGGCGAGGTCGCGACTTTCATGCCGGTGACACCGACAGTTTTCATCCGGGTCGCCCACGCCGCGTATCGCATGCGCGAGTTGCACGATCGCTTGAACGTGGGAGTACTGAACGCCGAGGAGCAGTGGCCCTACATGCCGCACCTGACGATCTTCCGCATGGATTCAGTGGAGCAGGCGGGGCCGGCACTGGAGGAAGCCCGCCGCCGCTGGGACAATTACCGCGATTCGCGGCGCGTCTTGATTGAACAGGCGACATTCGTGCGCGAAGCCGGCGCCAATCGCTGGATGGACCTGGCGCCGGTGCCGCTGGGCCGGCGTCTTGCCACTACCAGCTAATCGCTGAAATTGCCCTGCTATAATCGTAGTTTGCGGTGGGAGTAGCTCAACTGGCAGAGCACCGGACTGTGGCTCCGGACGTTGTGGGTTCGATTCCCATCTCCCACCCCAGCATCTCATTGAGCCACAAGGGAAATGCCCGATTCTAAGGGGCAATAAGGGCAGCGTCGGCTGCCCTTT from the Terriglobia bacterium genome contains:
- a CDS encoding TonB-dependent receptor; this encodes MRDRVSGLVLLTLFLGAVSPPARAQQSQEDRIKALEERIIALEGQVRMLQAQQQSSAPAPPAPELGAVSAASAVQQAGSLPVYGGASAAAKALNPDISVIGDFLGSMGHNPMVPTPAFQMHESEVGLQAIIDPYARGDFFISFGEEGVNLEEGYITFTALPAGFVLRGGKMRAAFGKVNTLHNHVLPWTDRPLVTNSLLGGEDGINDAGLSLTRILPAPKGLFLEATGQIFRGDSADIFASSQRSDVSAVAHLRSYRDLTESTNLDIGASYARGHNDLGSSYLTQLYGVDATLRWKPLRRSIYHSFVGRSEFIWSQRQQLPRLQRSFGFYASGDYQLGRRWFAGARYDRSDRARDAALTDSGASLVLTYWPSEFSQLRGQYRLTRYAEHFDAHEFLMQLQFSLGAHGAHPF
- a CDS encoding 2'-5' RNA ligase family protein encodes the protein MAPPQYALVAYVKSPVGGFVEGLRHEFHPTQAHLPAHLSILPPRILQGSEAEALASLERACRDVDPFEIVLGEVATFMPVTPTVFIRVAHAAYRMRELHDRLNVGVLNAEEQWPYMPHLTIFRMDSVEQAGPALEEARRRWDNYRDSRRVLIEQATFVREAGANRWMDLAPVPLGRRLATTS
- a CDS encoding UbiX family flavin prenyltransferase, whose amino-acid sequence is MQRRNLIVAITGATGTIFGVRILQLLQGTDVDTHVVISRWGARTLAEETDYTVEQVQAMATHAYPIGDQGAAISSGSLVTLGMVIAPCTMNTLACIAHGHGDNLIHRAADVTLKERRKLVLLVREAPLNDIHLENMLKLSRMGVVIFPPVPAFYNHPQSLDEMINHLAMRALDQFDLHLDVMRRWDGTNATPQSRVTN
- a CDS encoding aminotransferase class I/II-fold pyridoxal phosphate-dependent enzyme, whose product is MEPAPRRAKQLISGKAERFTESVIREMTRQAMMHGAINLAQGFPDFAAPEEIKRAAQEAIAADINQYAITWGAKPLREAIARQMEKWQGIAVDAEREITVCCGSTEAMIASLLAITNPGDEVVIFEPFYENYGPDTILSGAQPRFVKLHPPEGEGEWHFDERELRAAFNRKTKAIVVNTPNNPTGKVFTRAEMETIRDLCVEHDALAITDEIYEHILYDGAEHIAMARLDGMRARTITINGMSKTYSVTGWRVGWAVASPVLTNAIRKVHDFLTVGAAAPLQAAGAVALSLPESYYEHLARSYRARRDRLLPALQQAGFKVFVPRGAYYIMTDIEGFGFEDDVRFAQHLVKEVGVAVVPGSSFYSDPRDGARQVRFAFCKRDETLDAAAERLRRIGNL